ctgcatatATTCCTGAGCACAACAGTCTCTGGGTCACCTTATGACGAGGGTTTTGCGTGTCACACCATTATTATTTACCCCGCCACCAAGGGCAGAATGACGCTGTCTTCCAGGGTTTAAACTGTGTGAGCGTTTCTAAGTCCCTAGTTGGAAACtcgagatctttaacgtgcgcaTTGCTACTTGTTTTACAAGGGAGGTACAACTCTGTCCGCTTAGGCTCTGTGTTGAACGAACAAATGGGCATGATTATTGGCACAGTACTTCCATGCCTAATTATTTGTTAATTTGTGACAGGGTGCAGTAGGAGAGAACGAAACTGGGCCCATGGGGGCGGAGGGGCCGTACTGTGTGGGAGAATTAGGCACGGAAGACCTGGAGGAGTTTGTGGCGATGCCGGCACCGCAGGGACACACCGTCAAGTGCCGCATCACACGTGACAAGAAGGGCGTCGACCGCGGCATCTTCCCCACCTATTACCTCCACATGGAACTGGAAGATGGGAAAAAGGTGGGTCAATGGGGTGTTACAAGGGTGAAATAAAGGTGGGTCAATGGGGTGTTTACAAGGGTGAAATAAAGGTGGGTCAATGGGGTGTTTACAAGGGTGAAATAAAGGTGGGTCAAGGGGTGTTTACAAGGGTGAAATAAAGGTGGGTCAATGGGGTGTTTACAAGGGTGCATCGAAATATTGACAATGTTTTGGTCTCCCTcagcctctctgtctctttctagctgccacgaacacagacacacacactctcacacactctcacactgtCAAACACACTTCCgaatgtgtttgtctgtctaatCTTCTGTCATTCTGTTTATCCACTCCTGCTTCCCTCCCCTCTTCTTTTTAATAGTTTTATGTTGCACCTCTTTTTTTCAATCCAGACGTCAACTGTTTCAGAAATTCTTGCTAGCTGGgcgaaagagaaagaagagTGCGACATCCAACTACCTGATTTCTACCGACCCAACAGACCTGTCACGCACTGGTGAATCTTTCTGTGGAAAGCTCAGGTAAACCAGAATACTAAAAAGTCACATGAAAGTTTGACATACGCAGTCCAAAACAAGATTTGTAAGGACTTTAGTTTAAATCCAGCTTGTCTGAAAGATACTTGTTTTTATTCCATCCTGTAAATTGCCGTTGAGTCATCCAGGCTTTTACCTCGAATAAGAGCATCCGAAGCTTCCACTCGGGCACCAAGCAATCAACTACAGGCTGGCCTGCTTTCTGTTAAGAAGCGTGATCGAATTTTATGCTGAATTAGTTTTGTTTactgacaccagtgtcaatcTGTGAAATGAATTCAGCAAAAATTTTCCGTCACATCTACACCAAGAAACATGTTAGGCCGTTCATTTTCGATGTGACGTATAAGAAatatgctcttatcccatgtaaaagactTGACGGATCTGTGGTGGTGTATATTATCCAGACCTGCTTTATTTTGTATGCTTGATTGCCTGAAATACGATCggtacggtcagtggaaaaaaatatGCCGacaaaaattcctagactatactttttttcacaagtgcatcccgaagccgatcgaGTATTTTCACACACCCGTTTTGCAGCTCTTGTGGCATGTCATGTGATAAACATGTTACGTACTAGCGCCATTTTGGAGCTCGTAAGAAGTGACGAGTCGAGAGCAGGACAAAGCAAAGTCGCCGCCATTtacttttttgactcacatgcgaagcaaaagtgagtctatgtactcacccgagtcgtccgtccggaaaactttaacgttggatatttcttggacactattcagtctatcagtaccaaatttggcaagatggtgtatgatgacaaggccccaaaaaacatacttagcatcttgaccttgcttcaaggtcaaggtcgcaggggccataaatgttgcctaaaaaacagctatttttcacatttttcccattttctctgaagtttttgagattgaatacctcacctatatatgatatatagggcaaagtaagccccatcttttgataccagtttggtttaccttgcttcaaggtcaaggtcacaggagctcttcaaagttggattgtatacatattttgaagtgaccttgaccctgaactatggaagataactgtttcaaacttaaaaattatgtggggcacatgttatgctttcatcatgagacacatttggtcacatatgatcaaggtcaaggtcactttgaccctaatgaaatgtgaccaaaataaggtagtgaaccactaaaagtgaccatatctcatggtagaaagagccaataagcaccattgtacttcctatgtcttgaattaacagctttgtgttgcatgaccttgaccttgggtcaaggtcacatgtattttggtaggaaaaatgtgtaaagcatgtgagtcgtatgggctttgcccttcttgttttccaTTATTCTAAAACAACCTGCATTTGATCAATGATTACAGCTTTTGTCgataaacattgaaagaagaatttgctttaaatgtattggtaaacttaattattGGTGCAACAGACGAGTGCGGCAAAGCGTGTTTGAATCATCGATGTTCAAATGTTGTTTAGAGTATACTcatttttgtctgaaaattCGCCAGGTTTGTTCGAGAATACTCCAAGGGATCATTTACATAGGAAGGAATATATCTTTAaagcctgttttcttttctggtGTTTGTGAATACTTTGTGATTTGTTGTGCAGGTCCAACTTGCTGGGAACGCACTTCACGCTGTTTGACAACGGGGACAATCCCAAAAAGAGTGCCCAAGGAGCCCGTCATGAATTTGTCGCCATCGCTTATGTAAGTCTGTAGTCCAGACCAGACAAAATATATTAATGTCCTATAGGCATGTATTGTTAGCCTTTTAAGGACATGATCTGTGTtatatgatttaaaaaaaaaagaaaaaagtctgtAGTACTGtagaatcccccttttaagacctctaaacATGTGAGAAAATccggtctgaaaaaggagggagtctgaaatggggggggggggtcttaaaattggGGGGTCTATTGGACAGTAAAACCCCCTTCAGTctcaaaatggaggtaaatttacagaggttatgtaaGACAAAAATGATGAAAGCAAAGTGGGTTCCACTGTGACAGCTGTAGCAATTGTCGGTCACTTTTACTTCTtacaattttgttgaaaaattgTTATACTAGATGTATGTCATGACATAAAGTTGCAGACACTGACATCTACCCACAGCTTTATGTAATAAATGCATATGTATATCTGACACTGTATAGATCTGAAGTTAAAACAAGAAGGATTTAGCATTGAGAAGTGTTTAATTAACATGTCGCCTTTGTTTAGTACAGTCCAGTCTGTCTAGAATGACCAGCCAAGTgactgaccaaaagtggtcTCTATAGGCAGGGGGTtgttatggaaaggtgaattatgtaGGTAATAACTTTGTCAGAGATCCTTTGGGTATGGCTGTAATGGGCATGTGGTCGTtataatgggcaggtggtcgttataatGCGCATGTGGTCGTTATAACGGGCATGTGGTCGTTATAATGGGCATGTTGTCGTTATAATGTGCAGGTGGTCTGtaagatgtttttgtttgaaaagGTATCGACTTTCCTCACATTTAAACGGTACTTCTTTTCATGACAGGAAACCAACGTGTTAGGCTTCAAGGGTCCGCGTAAAATGACGATAATCATCCCGGGAATGACCTCCGATCACAAACGTGTTGACATCAAGCCGAGAGGGGTACGTATGAGTTTTGTTGCTCCTGAAATCCTCTTCACTGAATTCGTGTTTAGCTTAACTTTCCTGCGGAAGGCTTGCATGCATTATGTCCATGATGAGACAGTGCAATAAGTAAGAATATGAAAGTCAGAGAGGGATGTCTTTTGTACTGTTGAGACATGGTTTTAGTGCTATACGAGCCATCAGCAGAGATTTACTAGTGTGGAGTTACAAGTTCGCACGCTTgattcaaacacacacgcatgcacgcacgcacgcatgcatgcatgcatgcatacacgcacacacgcacgcacacacacacacacacgcacgcactcactctcacacacacacacacacacacacacacacacacacacacacacacacacacacacataataaagTGTCAGGAGACATTTTTGGGTGAACAGCATTGGGGAATTCTATGATCAATTTATGATTTGACACATGTACAAAAAAAATGCAAACATGCTGTAAACTTTCCCAGACAATGACATACAAAATATTTATAGAAAATGTTTTGGTCTTTGCAGAATCACGACGGGTTAATAGAGCGCTGGAAGAGGAAGCACATGGAAAACTTGTTAGAACTGCACAACAAAACTCCTGTGTGGAACGACGGTATGCttcactgagagagagggagtggcgtgagtgtgtgtgtgtgtgtagctcagttggtcgagcactggacttgtgatcgaaaggtcgtaggttcgaattcgggccgggacggacacgggtcaactttatgtgcagacccagagacggaagccatgtcccacccccgtgtcatcacaatggcacgtaaaagaccttggtcattctgccataagtgcaggtggctgaatacacctaaacacgcagacacctgggtagcgcgactccgttgctgctagctttccactgggaggaagcgacccgaatttcccagcgataggacaataaagtaatggaaatgaaaatgaaaaaatgtgtgtgtgtgtgtgtgtgtgtgtgtgtgtgtgtgtgtgtgtgtgtgtgtgtgtgtgtgtgtgtgtgtgtgtgtgtgcatgcccgTGCACTGACTTGTAAGTTGGCCTTCAGCTCTTTTTTATGTGCGCTTAAAACACATACATACTTGCTCGGGGGAGCAGGGAGTTGGTCGGAAGGTTGTTAATATGGATCTAATATAACAGGGTGTTGATTGTACGTGCATGCTTAGAAGGGATACACTGTATCTGTTTCTTTTTGCTATCTAaaaacattgtttgtttttttcaaattcagCTGCATGGATTTTGTAGAAATTTTTTCGGAAGACTGTATGACATAAGTCTTGAGGCAAAAGACGGCCACACTCAATGCAGTTGTTTATACATAACTTTCAACCATTGACATGAACTTTCTGTCAACAGAAACCCAGTCTTATGTGTTGAATTTCCATGGAAGAGTCACCCAGGCGTCAGTCAAGAATTTCCAGATTGTGCATGACAATGACGGTGAGTCCAAGTTATCAGTCACGAtcagagagatcaaatcaaatcaaattttattttacgagggttgcggcataagcaatataaacgagcttcttttcaaccacccctcgcccagagagggactattctaatcttgaatacatatatatatatacaaacgtataacaattacaaaagataagtatgacagtaaaaaataaaaggcagaaaaactattcacaggactatatacacgttgtaggctatacatacattcttgcgttatgaaacactgatgctttatggacagatatgatcaatatgaaaatagtcagaacgaagtcttccatcactgagagagagagagagagagagagatcaaatcaaatcaaatcaaatcaaattttattttacgagggttgtggcataagcaatataaacgagcttcttttcaaccagccctcgcccagagagggactattctaatcttgaatacatatatatatatatatatacatacgtaaaacaattacaaaagataagcaaggcagaaaaactattcacatgactatatacacgttgtaggctatacatacattcttgcgttatgagaGAATGCTTGCATAATTAGcatgcaaagagagagagagagagagagagagagagagagagagagagagagagagagagagagagagagagagatctgatTCATGTTACAAGGGTGGTAGAATAGTCAGCAGCTTgattcagagagagaaatagcgagagagagaaggatagCTAGTGAGCATAGGTGGGTGGATGTATTTGGGTGTTTTGATGTGTGCATGCTTGAATGGATGTGTGCTCACACAGCCGAAGgtagagatgtgtgtgtgtctgttgtgtgtgtgtctgtctgtctgtccgtccatctttccgtccatccgtccgactgtctgtgtgtacaaGTACCCTTTATGGATTTCAGGTTGCATGCATGTTTGTGCATTCAATATCAGCTACACTTGTTGAGGAAAAGGTTACCTGTGTTTTCTGTTCCTCAACCAAACATCACTGCCTATTTTATTCAAAGACTTTCTTTTGCATTTCAGTGGATTACATCGTGATGCAGTTTGGCCGCGTGGCGGAAGACGTGTTCACAATGGATTACAACTACCCCATGTGTGCCCTGCAAGCCTTCGGTATCGCGCTTTCCAGCTTTGATGGAAAACTTGCCTGCGAGTAAAGTGTCTGATTCGAGCTTCAGCCAGTTTTTCTGTGGATACGGTGATTTGTGAAACTTGTGTCAAACTGAGAGGAGGAACACATGGAAACAATAATCACTTTGACTGTGAGGAAGTAGAGATTACAGAAAATAATGGGAAGTAATTTATCAAATGAATTTGTTGTTCTGtgatttatttactttttttgtaGATTTATTTTCAAAGCAAGTATTTTTTCTTCGTCTGTATTTGCCCTCATTGCATGCAGAGATGATTTAACTTGCTCAATAGATAGATTTGCCTAACTTGTAAAAGAAGTTCTAACTCAAAATAAGGTGATACGCTGATTCGAGGCTGGTGAAAAGTGATATACTTTGAAGACACTTTGTCTCGaccaccctcacccccaccccgctGCCCCTTAATCTCCTTTTTCTGCGTAATGTTGCGTTCATTTTCTAAATTTTTATCATGCTTGCATAATTAGCATGCAAAGAGTGTCCGTGCAAGACTAATTGTCATGAGGCCTTTTCACAGTAATAATACTGATGTTTGATTGCAGACATCTGTGTTGAAACAGAACATATTCACTGCGGGCAACAAAAACAAGGATGCTCATGCTTTGTAAGCCGTCTTTTAAGTTGTAAAATGCTGTCAGTCATGCAACATGACCGGAATCATGCGTTTGTAAATGTTTTGTACATTCTGGACTATACAATGCATGACATATCTTTGTACAGGATGtgattttgtctttcttttttatccATGGTCATCATGTTGATCTTGCAGAAGACCTCTTTATTTTGACCGAAGACATTTTGGAGATGCTTACTGTTGTGGTTTTGTGTATTTTGTGAACAAGtcatatataaaaattaaacatcTTTCACTTTTGATCTGgtgcagttttttttaaatatatt
The sequence above is a segment of the Littorina saxatilis isolate snail1 linkage group LG3, US_GU_Lsax_2.0, whole genome shotgun sequence genome. Coding sequences within it:
- the LOC138961520 gene encoding tubby-related protein 3-like isoform X3, whose protein sequence is MNGPPGSIQDEVSSAKLDKQKDLIQRQNRKKREQNLMIQSNPDNRRPNSGNRRNREENRPLVGSSTPKPGTPDFAYEGPAASDRMLDSNMGGGGGGGGGGGGFHKSSSTTNVQIINNTTTGETRDYSDSDSDDILTLDTAKSTKSKTDTILPPANDCKNKDKRQQRADRERGGKDRGERGDQRRRPDSRRQDSPGTPSTLITDAEDIDDVDDSSVPIAPQISDKSPAPINANSGSFATVMGADSEGAVGENETGPMGAEGPYCVGELGTEDLEEFVAMPAPQGHTVKCRITRDKKGVDRGIFPTYYLHMELEDGKKKFLLAGRKRKKSATSNYLISTDPTDLSRTGESFCGKLRSNLLGTHFTLFDNGDNPKKSAQGARHEFVAIAYETNVLGFKGPRKMTIIIPGMTSDHKRVDIKPRGNHDGLIERWKRKHMENLLELHNKTPVWNDETQSYVLNFHGRVTQASVKNFQIVHDNDVDYIVMQFGRVAEDVFTMDYNYPMCALQAFGIALSSFDGKLACE
- the LOC138961520 gene encoding tubby-related protein 3-like isoform X2: MYAGTPQRPGSPTEPFTMNGPPGSIQDEVSSAKLDKQKDLIQRQNRKKREQNLMIQSNPDNRRPNSGNRRNREENRPLVGSSTPKPGTPDFAYEGPAASDRMLDSNMGGGGGGGGGGGGFHKSSSTTNVQIINNTTTGETRDYSDSDSDDILTLDTAKSTKSKTDTILPPANDCKNKDKRQQRADRERGGKDRGERGDQRRRPDSRRQDSPGTPSTLITDAEDIDDVDDSSVPIAPQISDKSPAPINANSGSFATVMGADSEGAVGENETGPMGAEGPYCVGELGTEDLEEFVAMPAPQGHTVKCRITRDKKGVDRGIFPTYYLHMELEDGKKKFLLAGRKRKKSATSNYLISTDPTDLSRTGESFCGKLRSNLLGTHFTLFDNGDNPKKSAQGARHEFVAIAYETNVLGFKGPRKMTIIIPGMTSDHKRVDIKPRGNHDGLIERWKRKHMENLLELHNKTPVWNDETQSYVLNFHGRVTQASVKNFQIVHDNDVDYIVMQFGRVAEDVFTMDYNYPMCALQAFGIALSSFDGKLACE
- the LOC138961520 gene encoding tubby-related protein 3-like isoform X1, giving the protein MEPSFKVDKWTYNIGPTEPFTMNGPPGSIQDEVSSAKLDKQKDLIQRQNRKKREQNLMIQSNPDNRRPNSGNRRNREENRPLVGSSTPKPGTPDFAYEGPAASDRMLDSNMGGGGGGGGGGGGFHKSSSTTNVQIINNTTTGETRDYSDSDSDDILTLDTAKSTKSKTDTILPPANDCKNKDKRQQRADRERGGKDRGERGDQRRRPDSRRQDSPGTPSTLITDAEDIDDVDDSSVPIAPQISDKSPAPINANSGSFATVMGADSEGAVGENETGPMGAEGPYCVGELGTEDLEEFVAMPAPQGHTVKCRITRDKKGVDRGIFPTYYLHMELEDGKKKFLLAGRKRKKSATSNYLISTDPTDLSRTGESFCGKLRSNLLGTHFTLFDNGDNPKKSAQGARHEFVAIAYETNVLGFKGPRKMTIIIPGMTSDHKRVDIKPRGNHDGLIERWKRKHMENLLELHNKTPVWNDETQSYVLNFHGRVTQASVKNFQIVHDNDVDYIVMQFGRVAEDVFTMDYNYPMCALQAFGIALSSFDGKLACE